The Leishmania braziliensis MHOM/BR/75/M2904 complete genome, chromosome 28 region ACGCTCCCAGTGCTGGCGCAGTGTTGCATCTTTGTGCTCGAGTACAATGATGAGTTtgacgagctgcgcgacTTTCGTGCGTGGTACATGCAAGAGGTTGCGCGAGGCATGCCGCTAGTGCACCAGGGCGTAACGGAAGATATACGACTCAGTCTATGGAAGCTCACGGAGCAACACCCGCTCAAGGTGGTGTTCATGGGCACGCGCAAGACGGACCCACACGGCCGCTACCAGAAGGAGGCGGTAGAGAAAACGACACCTGGATGGCCAGACTTTTTGCGCGcctgccctctcttccactggTCTGTGAGCGATGTGTGGGTGTACACTAAGGTCATGTGCATCCCACAGTGCAGTTTGTACGAAAGCGGCTACTCGTCAGTGGGCCGAAGTGCCGACACGAACCGCAACCCCCGGTTGAAGCGAGAGGACGGGAGCTACCGTCCAGCGTGGGAGCTGACATGCGATAacgcagaaagagaggggcgcCAAGTGGAATGAAGAGAAggggcaacagcggcaggcaGCTGTCACTTGTTTTCATCATCCTGCACACATCTTTCGGGGGCCAGTGGCGCTcatctgtgtgtgtcccACACGTGTCTTGCGTGTACGATCCATTTTGGCGGGGTGAGGACGGTCGACCAGCGGgcgctcttttccttctctcttcctacCACGCCATCAGGCATGGGAGGGCAGCGATGGTGGACCGAGGCGAGCGCGGTATGTCCTCCTCTTTCGTTCGCTCGGTGTTTATttttggggggtggggggcatTAGTTGCTCATGTCTCCACCGTATCTTTTCAGTCTGCTGTGCTCTGCCGGAGTGCACTGCGTGGCTCTTTCGGTGAGGAAAGGTGGGTTTGTGCGGGACtatgaggaagagggaaaaggggatgCGAatgtgagggggaggggcatcACCATAAATGGCCACCTTCCATGCATCTGTGTtgttcctcccctctctggAGTTCTTCTAAACAAGTGGGAGGGAACACTGTTCGGAAGAAAGCGAGAATGACCTCCTGCCTGTATCTCTCAGTTCCTCCCGCTTGCTCTCCTTCCCGCGCGAGCACTCTGCGTGTCTTCGCCTTGTTGTTCTTCTCctcattgctgctgctgcgatgtTGGGTGTGACGACTGTGTCGCATACGTTTCTATGCTTGAACTACCCAACCAGATACCCACACCCGGGGTACATCCCGCGGCCACGCGTGGGCGCATTCGCTGACGTAAAGCTTATATTACCCATCTCTTTCCTAGCCTCTTGTCCGTCCAGTAATGCAATGCTAGCGATATCCTTCTTTGCCGGATTGCTTCGCATTTTTAgaccctttccctccttggCCCTCTGTCGACCTCTTTCGTGACTTGCCCCCACGGGTGTTGGTGGGTCGGAGAGTGAACGACGGCAAGGCGCTCCGAAAGGATGCAAAGCCCACAACAAGTGTGAGCACCTCTGTTGATGTGGTTGAAGCGTGCGAGAGAGGTACGCGTAACCGAGCAGGCGGACTGCACGAGCACCCGTATCCCCGCAGCCTTTTTGTGCGCTGTATAGGCGCTCATCattttgtgcgtgtgcgagcgtgtgtgtgtgtgtgtgtgtgtgtgtgtgtgcgtccagaaaaaggaaagcgacgTACCGATCAtttctctgcgtgtgtgcacccATCGTCActgacgccaccgccacctacTGCGCTGTTCTTCTCCGGTTTCATCCAGCAAAACTGAGCCTGGCTGAACGATGCTCGACACCTCACACACGTGCCTGCTTCggtccttcctcttcccctactttgccctccctcctgctCCGTGATGCAACTCAGCCTCTCACAACACCCGCAAAAATTAACACCAACAGGGACACTGAATCGGTTCATGCCCACCAcgcacatcagcagcgggaGAAGGGAACACCTTATAAGCACACAGCGTTCAGATCGGCGGTATCGCAAGCTCAACCGCGTGGCAGCcccagcaacagcggcaaaATGAGTGGACAAGCCTTCGATGCGATGTGGaccgctccgccgccgccttcctACATCGACACCGTTTACATCAACCCACAAGACTACGTTGTACTGGCcacgagcagcggcgacgaggcgTTTGTGCACCGGGATTGCCTGATGGAGTCACCTGTGCTGCGACTTGCCTTTCGAAAGCGCGTTTTCCTCTCTACGGAGCATGTGGTGGTGACTTTTgtgaaagaggaggcgcTAGCCAGCGCTGGTGCGGTGTCGTCGAGCACGAATGCAGTGGATGGGTCCCTCGCATCTGGGCAGTGTCtcgcagcagaggcagcgacaGCCGCTGGCGACGAAGAGGGAAGGCGCAAGGAGACTGAGGACAACTGCGTGCCGCAAGGCGCCAGTGCAGCTCAAGTAGAGATGAAGAGTGGGTATGCAATGGCGCCGGAGCCGCAGTACCCCGTCACCCTCAGGGAAACGCTTCGGACCGACAACTCGGTGCGTGTCGTGTTTCCGCGTCTCGACGGTGATCAGCTAAACACTCTTGTGTCGTACCTCTACTTCAAGCACCACTACAACCGTCACCCGTCGGAGGAGCGGCCGGTATTCGAGGTGCccgccacagcggcgcaAGAGGTAATGCGTGTTGCACAGACTCTGGAGTGTTAagcatcacacacacacacacacacacacacacacacacgtagatatgtacagcagcgcagcggcgcgatTCGATAGTGGAGTACGTCAATACTGTGGGTTCCCACTACTGACCTTTGGGCTCATCTTTGAGATACGCATGCACAGGAGAAGTCGGTTGATGAGACGTCTACGGACGGACTGCTGGGGCTTTCGACGCccacccacgcgcgcgcagaaACCGATACGCAATGAAAGAGACACAGATAGGGGAACGCGCTAcgggaggtggagggaagTGTCTGTGTGACCTACACCTTCTGCATCTCTCACTTAGCTTGCCCGCGGTCCCCAGGGCGGTGACTTGGAGTCGATGTATGCACGGCACGCTTCACCTGCAGTGGGCTTGCCTGCTCATGAACATTTGCTGCTGTTCGAGTGACCCCTCTGTGCTGTGGCCCAGTGGGTCGAATCACTTTCTCATCCGTGCGCAATGTACCTTTCCTATGGAatactctctctctctcccccttcacgtATTCACcagcgccacacacacctacacacataTACATTGTGCCGCGACTCATGAAGCGGAAAACCAACCCAACTGAGCCGGTGCCGTTACCAACCTGCACGGCGGTGGGGCCAGAGGACATGGTGCTGGTCGCGTGCACCTCGGGCGAGGTGTTCCTCGTGGAACGTAACTGCGCCACTGTTAGCAGATATTGCCGTGACGTGTTGCACGTCTGGGAAGGTGCCGTGCACCGCGCCGTGGCGCAGAGTGGAAACGAGGGTATCACCCCGAGTGACGGCGCAACGGCTGAGGCCGCCGTGGTCCTTTGCACTGACGCAGGCTCGCACAGCCGGGAGGCTGGCATCCCGCTCGCCACTGAGCCAGCCGAAATACCCTTCATGTCGTTCCTGGACGCTGATGATGCCTCGCCTCTCGAGGCCATTCGACACATCCCAGTCACTCTAGTCGCTGAGCActaccagcagcgcctgcgagcggcggaggcagccaCGCCGACCAAGATTGACCGTCCGCCATTGAAGCTCGTGTCCAGCTCTGGCGACCGCAAGGGGGCGCCCGTCATAGTCCCAAAGCCCATCAGCCCACTGGCGCCAATAGAGAGTGACGATGGGGCACTGATGTTCCCGGTCGTGGTGATACCATACATGACCGCGGAACtgatggaggtggcgctATCGTACGCGCATAAAAAGTACAAAGTCGATGTCGACGGTGAGAAGCCGGGTGCGGAGTCGGCTGCGCCGGTCACCGCTGCCTCAGCGGAAGGCCGCTGGCAACTAATAGCGGCCTCTGTGTTGACTGGCATGTGAGGTAAGAGGGCAAGTTGCACCCCTCTACGGCACCGATACACAGCCACTATCACCACTGCACCGACAGACATGTACAGTAGCAGAAAACACTTTTCCACTCGTTGACGTCAGTTGAAgtgtcctcctctccttccaaGGCCTTGCGTGGAAGACAAAGCGCTACCATGTACGGCAGACTGGGGGAAGATGTGTGTGGTCGCACGTTTCGTGTCAGCTGCCTCGCCTCGAGTGGCCAATCCCGTATTGTCACTCACAGTGAGTAGATGAAGCGCGTCGTAGGACACGGTCACAGCTAGCACACGCGCCTGctactccccctcctccaccccccccccccaaactGTCGATTCCCGTCTTGAGAACTGCGCTTCAGCTCTCCGTTCTCCCTAACGCTGCACACTCAGTGCCTGCATGCGTGCAGATCAAATGTGTTCTCGTCGCtgactccctccctccctctctctcgttctcatGGCCACTCGCTTATTCTTCTCAATACGCAATACATCATCACGTAATCGCGTCTCCTCGTTAGCCCAAGTGAGTAGGCAgccgaaaacaaaaaggaaaaacatTCGTCGCTGGCAGAGAAGCCCAAGACAGAACGAAGGTGTCAGCTGTGGTGTACAAAATCGGTGACTACCCTCCTCccaccgcacctcctctctaGCGGGTGTGCTAATCACGTACACTTCACCTTGGGAAAGACAGCGACTGTATCACCACAACGCCACCCGCCCTTTCTCATCCTTACTTTACTTTCCCTGCGTCGGCACGTTCCGCCTTGCGTTTCGTAGCGTGTGCATCAGAGTTGCGATGAATCGACTCGCAGCATTGAAGACAAGGGCTGAGTGCAATGCAGCCCCACTCCTCGATGATGGGAGCAAGGAGTGCGAAGCGCCGCACGAGTACATGCACAACTCTGAAGACACCTGCAGCTCGGATTCCGACGATGCGAGGGAGAGTAACAGCGGTCTCCAGCATGGGGGCAGTGAAGCCAGCGCCAGCGATGACAATATCGACTCGGGCAACGAGAGCGGCAAAGACGACGGCGGGGACGATGGCGGCAATGGGCAGCACGACGACCCTTTTTTTTGCGCATCGCGCGACGCGGATGAGGTCTCCGCCAACACGTTGAGCGCCGCGCTCCTCAGTGACCTCAATACATCGCACACCCCTCGAACACCTCATGAAGAGCGGGTGGCGCAGAGAAAGACCACCAGCTGTTGCGTCTGCGGGACACGCGCCGTGTACACTTGTCCCGGCTGTGGTCGCCGCACGTGCAGCATGAcatgcgtgcgcgtgcacaGGGAAGACTTCAAGTGCACTGGTGTGCGCGATATGGCGGCCAAGATCCCGCTTAGTGAGTTCACAGATCAGCAACTGCAGCGCGACTACCATTTCCTAGAGAACTGTCGTCGTGTCATCGGCAACATTGAACGGTGCTTTCCCCGCATGTCATGGCGGTACACCTACAAGGCGCTGCCTCCACCCCTGCACGCCCTGCGTgatgcggcgcggcgccgtggTGTTATCTGCCAGATCACGTCGGAGGGGATGCGCAAGCGAGACGAGAACACGAGTCGGCTAGACCGCAAGACGAACACGATTGTGTGGCGCTGCGAGTTTCAGTTTagcagcgccgacgacgaggcTGAGTGGACGACCATCTCCACGGACTGGGGCAGCGAACGCCACCGGCTCGGCGACGTCCTCAAGTACTGCTGGGCCACCAACCCGCCACTTCTGTGCTACCACATCAACCGGCGGTACAATGGGGCCACCAAGTACGTGGGCGGATCAGCGACAAAGACCGCGAAGAGTATCGGGGACGAGGTATTTGACGAAACGAACCCAACACAGCGCGACAGCGCGGCAGTGCCGCAGGAAACGGTAGTGCGTGAAGCCTCCGCAGGGGCCCAACCTACAGGTGCACATGCCTTGCCCACGACGGAAGTTGCTAGGGTGGCGGGGGACGAGGTCGAGTGCAATGTCGCACCGCTGactgtcgctgctgtagAGTCTGAGGCTGCAGATAGCACTGAGGAGTGCCCAGTGAATGCCCCAGCAGAGCCGCTACCGCTGCGCGCCTACGAGGAGGTGCCGCCGACGCCTCTGATCGAGCCAATAACCCCCcaagaggcgcagcagcaagcgtTTGTGCAGGCGTTTCTCGCACAGGAGTACTTCATTTTGTCcaaggcggagcggctgggCAACGACGCGCGGTACTTTCTTCTTGACCCGTACGATACCCTCAACGAAAATCTGCGACGGCTCTTTTTCATCAACGAGTTCCCTGTGTTTGTTGTCGTCCATGCCTCCCAGCTGCATCGCTTCACCCTCGTTACggaggaggacaaggaggCGATTCGGAGCAGCTTCCGCTCGAAGAAGACGCACGAGCCGCACGAGCGGCCGCGGATGCGCAAACGGAGTGAGATGGAGCCTGAAGAGGTGGAGCGACTGAGTCGCGTGCCGTGCCGGCGCTTCCTTCAAGGCCGCTGCCTGCTTGCAGAGGACTGCCCCTACTGGCACTGCACGCCAAGCGAGATTCCTGTGTGCCGCACGTTTCTTCGTGCTGGGCAGTGCGATAAGGGGGCACGATGCAGCTTCCGCCACGACGCCGATGCGGTGCGGATTGCCCGCAAGCGCCAACGCGACGGTCTCAGCGAAGACGGTAGGCCCATACGCGGTCGTTGCGTGGGGCGCGGCCGCGGCTTCAACCGGTGGCGTGATGGTGGCCGAGGACACAGCGGCatgggcggcagcggctcctACCCACCGCGTCCCCGCACCGGCTAAGCGTGGTAATGTAAGCGTCACCCACTCTGTAGTGcatcctctcccccacccgcCTCTCT contains the following coding sequences:
- a CDS encoding phosphoadenosine phosphosulfate reductase-like protein — encoded protein: MSPQLVDCVRASECLIQDIFTLYSPSEIGVAFNGGKDSVVMLELLRRAVTLPVLAQCCIFVLEYNDEFDELRDFRAWYMQEVARGMPLVHQGVTEDIRLSLWKLTEQHPLKVVFMGTRKTDPHGRYQKEAVEKTTPGWPDFLRACPLFHWSVSDVWVYTKVMCIPQCSLYESGYSSVGRSADTNRNPRLKREDGSYRPAWELTCDNAEREGRQVE